The Astatotilapia calliptera chromosome 14, fAstCal1.2, whole genome shotgun sequence genome includes a region encoding these proteins:
- the LOC113036880 gene encoding olfactory receptor 11A1-like has protein sequence MERRMTVNSSQSSFLVFSAYFDSGHLKYLFFVIVMSLYFLIITANVLLIVVICVNRSLHEPMYMFLCSLFVNELYGSAGLFPLLLLQILSDVHTVSAPLCFLQIFCVHTYGTAELANLAVMSYDRYLAICFPLQYHTRMSPCKVSMLIVLTWFSSFLVITVLISLSAPLQLCGNIINKVYCDNYSIVKLACSDTTVNNIYGLISTPLVILCPVSLILYTYMRILKICFSGSKQTRQKAVSTCTPHLASLLNFSFGCFFEILQSRFNMNSVPSMLRIFLSLYFLTCQPVFNPLMYGLTLSKISLTCKKLLCADM, from the coding sequence atggagaggaggatgacgGTAAACTCATCTCAGAGTTCATTCTTGGTGTTCAGTGCCTATTTTGACAGCGGgcatttgaaatatttattttttgtgatcgttatgtctttatattttttaatcattactGCCAATGTCCTGCTGATTGTGGTTATCTGTGTGAACAGAAGCTTACATGAACCTATGTACATGTTTCTGTGCAGCCTGTTTGTGAATGAGCTGTATGGTAGTGCAGGGCTGTTTCCGCTCCTCCTGCTTCAGATCCTCTCTGATGTTCACACTGTTTCTGCTCCTCTCTGCTTCCTGCAGATCTTCTGTGTGCACACATATGGAACTGCAGAGCTTGCTAACTTAGCCGTCATGTCTTATGACAGATATCTTGCAATATGTTTTCCTCTTCAATATCACACACGTATGAGTCCATGCAAGGTATCCATGCTCATTGTTCTAACGTGGTTTTCCTCATTTCTTGTAATCACTGTTTTGATTTCTCTGAGTGctcctctgcagctgtgtgGGAACATCATTAACAAAGTGTACTGTGACAACTACTCCATTGTTAAACTGGCCTGTTCTGACACCACAGTCAATAACATCTATGGACTCATTTCCACTCCTCTCGTTATTCTATGCCCTGTATCTCTGATTCTCTACACCTACATGAGGATccttaaaatctgtttttctggaTCCAAACAGACCCGACAGAAAGCCGTCAGCACCTGCACGCCTCACCTCGCTTCTCTGCTCAACTTTTCCTTCGGCTGCTTTTTTGAAATTCTGCAGAGCAGGTTTAACATGAACAGTGTACCCAGCATGCTGAGgatatttttatcattataCTTTCTAACATGTCAACCTGTATTCAACCCTTTAATGTATGGACTGACCCTGTCCAAAATCTCTCTCACCTGCAAAAAACTACTCTGTGCTGACATGTAA